From Oncorhynchus mykiss isolate Arlee chromosome 6, USDA_OmykA_1.1, whole genome shotgun sequence, the proteins below share one genomic window:
- the LOC110526484 gene encoding uncharacterized protein LOC110526484 isoform X1, which translates to MEGNNRQQRERSEERSPMTVPVTQPRSSMFSCCLGMASDEPVGVPASNVTQGSIMKQPTRQSYVNNPDTSERILRLENTELQMFPTGAKRSNNTPQPGQPEPSNKMKNKRGDQDGRNELNQGSSQKQNQDQKIKFLINVPMWVPLPDNNRPLDQIQSQVQRLLKLMEDTGFKEEDEEHLKDVAIIIGLNGKDSPELRGHLTMLMNMKENTVLKFKKISFTWGPNGDIKYVDSRNKIKGIPYTDIREYLKDHEETKQLVRELRGEDPDALIYFSFIDADTVSFNQVYSSYLEIVRKHSNTHSGIPPTVMSTGYEFPDGAFKRSSQVDRAIRVETAKHFPLGTYYPEPNFCVLLLNREDTLTESFLGKDKTMESPKIIKKVKEREQFTAVFTAENPIITSVPARCKINKDGLTTAQSHFNPRVWATSAYIHGEIKSELKGQGSFGKTRQLLMELLTCPDEKFEDKCKKLPVVNNYASLSLCKAAGEVREYRKKVRGYENQQDKRSPAESRAKQPEM; encoded by the exons ATGGAGGGTAACAacagacaacagagagaaagatCAGAAGAAAGATCCCCTATGACGGTTCCGGTAACCCAGCCACGCTCCTCAATGTTCTCCTGCTGTTTGGGGATGGCATCTGATGAACCTGTAGGCGTCCCAGCTAGTAATGTAACACAAG GCTCTATTATGAAGCAGCCCACCAGACAGTCTTATGTCAACAACCCAGACACCAGCGAACGCATACTACG ATTGGAGAATACTGAGCTGCAAATGTTTCCCACTGGTGCCAAGAGGTCGAACAACACCCCACAACCAGGGCAGCCAGAGCCTTCTAATAAGATGAAGAATAAAAGAGGGGACCAAGATGGAAGGAACGAGCTCAACCAGGGGTCCAGTCAG AAGCAGAACCAGGATCAAAAGATCAAGTTTCTGATCAATGTGCCCATGTGGGTCCCACTACCTGACAACAACCGACCACTGGACCAAATCCAGTCACAGGTTCAAAGGTTACTGAAGTTGATGGAGGATACAGGATttaaggaggaagatgaggagcaCCTGAAAGATGTGGCCATCATCATTGGCCTCAATGGCAAAGATTCTCCTGAGCTCCGGGGACACCTGACAATGCTGATGAACATGAAGGAGAATACGGTATTGAAGTTTAAAAAGATTTCATTTACCTGGGGACCCAATGGTGACATTAAATATGTAGACAgtagaaataaaataaaaggtaTACCATATACGGATATCAGAGAATATCTAAAAGATCATGAAGAAACTAAACAGCTTGTTAgagagttgagaggagaggatcCTGACGCTCTGATCTATTTCAGTTTTATTGACGCTGATACTGTAAGCTTTAACCAAGTGTACAGCTCTTATTTAGAGATAGTCAGAAAGCACTCTAACACTCACTCTGGCATCCCCCCAACGGTGATGTCAACAGGCTATGAGTTTCCGGACGGGGCTTTTAAGAGGTCAAGCCAGGTTGACAGAGCGATTCGAGTTGAGACAGCAAAACACTTTCCTCTAGGCACATACTATCCAGAGCCCAACTTCTGTGTATTACTCCTAAACAGGGAGGACACACTAACAGAGAGCTTTCTTGGAAAAGACAAAACAATGGAGTCGCCAAAAATTATCAAAAAAGTTAAGGAGCGTGAACAATTCACAGCAGTCTTTACTGCTGAAAATCCCATAATTACCTCCGTTCCAGCAAGGTGTAAAATAAATAAGGATGGCCTGACAACTGCTCAATCACATTTTAATCCTAGAGTTTGGGCAACAAGTGCATACATCCATGGTGAGATAAAGAGTGAACTAAAGGGCCAGGGAAGTTTTGGTAAAACAAGACAATTATTGATGGAACTGTTGACTTGTCCAGATGAGAAATTTGAGGACAAGTGTAAAAAACTTCCTGTGGTAAATAATTATGCATCTCTGAGCCTGTGTAAGGCAGCTGGTGAGGTCCGAGAATACAGAAAGAAAGTGAGGGGGTATGAGAACCAACAGGATAAGAGGAGTCCGGCAGAGAGCAGAGCAAAACAACCAGAGATGTAA
- the LOC110526484 gene encoding uncharacterized protein LOC110526484 isoform X2, with product MEGNNRQQRERSEERSPMTVPVTQPRSSMFSCCLGMASDEPVGVPASNVTQGSIMKQPTRQSYVNNPDTSERILRLENTELQMFPTGAKRSNNTPQPGQPEPSNKMKNKRGDQDGRNELNQGSSQQNQDQKIKFLINVPMWVPLPDNNRPLDQIQSQVQRLLKLMEDTGFKEEDEEHLKDVAIIIGLNGKDSPELRGHLTMLMNMKENTVLKFKKISFTWGPNGDIKYVDSRNKIKGIPYTDIREYLKDHEETKQLVRELRGEDPDALIYFSFIDADTVSFNQVYSSYLEIVRKHSNTHSGIPPTVMSTGYEFPDGAFKRSSQVDRAIRVETAKHFPLGTYYPEPNFCVLLLNREDTLTESFLGKDKTMESPKIIKKVKEREQFTAVFTAENPIITSVPARCKINKDGLTTAQSHFNPRVWATSAYIHGEIKSELKGQGSFGKTRQLLMELLTCPDEKFEDKCKKLPVVNNYASLSLCKAAGEVREYRKKVRGYENQQDKRSPAESRAKQPEM from the exons ATGGAGGGTAACAacagacaacagagagaaagatCAGAAGAAAGATCCCCTATGACGGTTCCGGTAACCCAGCCACGCTCCTCAATGTTCTCCTGCTGTTTGGGGATGGCATCTGATGAACCTGTAGGCGTCCCAGCTAGTAATGTAACACAAG GCTCTATTATGAAGCAGCCCACCAGACAGTCTTATGTCAACAACCCAGACACCAGCGAACGCATACTACG ATTGGAGAATACTGAGCTGCAAATGTTTCCCACTGGTGCCAAGAGGTCGAACAACACCCCACAACCAGGGCAGCCAGAGCCTTCTAATAAGATGAAGAATAAAAGAGGGGACCAAGATGGAAGGAACGAGCTCAACCAGGGGTCCAGTCAG CAGAACCAGGATCAAAAGATCAAGTTTCTGATCAATGTGCCCATGTGGGTCCCACTACCTGACAACAACCGACCACTGGACCAAATCCAGTCACAGGTTCAAAGGTTACTGAAGTTGATGGAGGATACAGGATttaaggaggaagatgaggagcaCCTGAAAGATGTGGCCATCATCATTGGCCTCAATGGCAAAGATTCTCCTGAGCTCCGGGGACACCTGACAATGCTGATGAACATGAAGGAGAATACGGTATTGAAGTTTAAAAAGATTTCATTTACCTGGGGACCCAATGGTGACATTAAATATGTAGACAgtagaaataaaataaaaggtaTACCATATACGGATATCAGAGAATATCTAAAAGATCATGAAGAAACTAAACAGCTTGTTAgagagttgagaggagaggatcCTGACGCTCTGATCTATTTCAGTTTTATTGACGCTGATACTGTAAGCTTTAACCAAGTGTACAGCTCTTATTTAGAGATAGTCAGAAAGCACTCTAACACTCACTCTGGCATCCCCCCAACGGTGATGTCAACAGGCTATGAGTTTCCGGACGGGGCTTTTAAGAGGTCAAGCCAGGTTGACAGAGCGATTCGAGTTGAGACAGCAAAACACTTTCCTCTAGGCACATACTATCCAGAGCCCAACTTCTGTGTATTACTCCTAAACAGGGAGGACACACTAACAGAGAGCTTTCTTGGAAAAGACAAAACAATGGAGTCGCCAAAAATTATCAAAAAAGTTAAGGAGCGTGAACAATTCACAGCAGTCTTTACTGCTGAAAATCCCATAATTACCTCCGTTCCAGCAAGGTGTAAAATAAATAAGGATGGCCTGACAACTGCTCAATCACATTTTAATCCTAGAGTTTGGGCAACAAGTGCATACATCCATGGTGAGATAAAGAGTGAACTAAAGGGCCAGGGAAGTTTTGGTAAAACAAGACAATTATTGATGGAACTGTTGACTTGTCCAGATGAGAAATTTGAGGACAAGTGTAAAAAACTTCCTGTGGTAAATAATTATGCATCTCTGAGCCTGTGTAAGGCAGCTGGTGAGGTCCGAGAATACAGAAAGAAAGTGAGGGGGTATGAGAACCAACAGGATAAGAGGAGTCCGGCAGAGAGCAGAGCAAAACAACCAGAGATGTAA
- the LOC110525047 gene encoding DNA replication complex GINS protein PSF2-like, translating to MDVEKLEEIRELERKEDTFTPVPSPYYMELTKLLLNHASDNIPKADEIRTLVKDIWDTRIAKFRLSADSFISQQEAHALLDNLTLM from the exons ATGGATGTAG AGAAACTGGAGGAGATAAGAGAGCtagagaggaaggaagacacattcACCCCTGTCCCCAGTCCATACTACATGGAGCTGACCAAGCTGCTACTCAATCA TGCATCTGATAACATTCCCAAAGCGGATGAGATCCGCACACTGGTGAAGGACATCTGGGACACGCGCATCGCCAAGTTCCGCCTCTCCGCTGACAGCTTCATCAGCCAGCAGGAAGCACACGCCTTG CTGGATAACCTAACTCTGATGTAG
- the emc8 gene encoding ER membrane protein complex subunit 8 has translation MRMSIKLTTQAYCKMLLHAAKYPHCAVNGLLVAEKQKEKKKDSHSTPILCVDCIPLFHGTLALAPMLEVALTLIDTWCKENKYVIAGYYQANERTKDFRPNQVSEKVGARIAENFSEAAMIMVDSTRFTMGCYEPILAIYDHHENKWKCRDCNVDSFDDWCEAQKITSALLEGRSYESLIDFDNHLDDLRNDWTNPEINKSVLHLC, from the exons ATGAGAATGAGTATTAAATTGACAACTCAGGCCTATTGCAAGATGCTTTTGCATGCTGCTAAATATCCCCATTGCGCCGTGaacggattactggttgctgagaaacagaaggagaagaaAAAAGACAGCCACTCCACTCCAATCCTCTGTGTGGATTGTATACCACTATTCCACGGCACACTTGCATTGGCACCTATGCTGGAAGTGGCACTTACATTG ATTGACACGTGGTGTAAAGAGAACAAATATGTCATAGCTGGGTATTACCAGGCCAACGAGCGCACAAAGGACTTCAG ACCTAACCAGGTTTCTGAAAAAGTTGGGGCCAGGATTGCAGAGAACTTCAGCGAAGCAGCAATGATTATG GTGGACAGCACCAGATTCACCATGGGCTGCTATGAGCCCATATTAGCCATCTATGACCACCATGAAAACAAGTGGAAATGCAGGGACTGTAATGT ggacAGCTTTGACGACTGGTGTGAGGCTCAGAAGATCACGTCGGCTCTGCTGGAGGGCAGGTCCTACGAGAGCCTGATCGACTTCGACAATCACCTAGACGACCTCAGGAATGACTGGACCAACCCTGAGATCAACAAGTCTGTCCTGCACCTGTGCTAA